Proteins encoded in a region of the Sphingomonas sp. OV641 genome:
- a CDS encoding superoxide dismutase family protein, translating to MIRLMATAGVATCALALGACDEGKLETGAPVAGGASAVAMMRTAAGADVGRATATEVSGGLRITVDVKDMPAGTHGAHIHTTGRCDAPGFETAGGHWNPTSMKHGTMNPQGPHQGDIPNLIIDSGGRGTVAATIPNATMTGLLDTDGAAFIVHAGPDDLKTDPSGNSGGRVACGVFQPS from the coding sequence ATGATTCGGTTAATGGCGACGGCTGGCGTGGCGACCTGTGCGCTGGCGCTGGGAGCTTGCGACGAAGGCAAGCTGGAAACGGGCGCGCCGGTCGCTGGCGGTGCCAGCGCGGTGGCGATGATGCGCACCGCAGCGGGCGCCGACGTGGGACGCGCGACTGCCACCGAAGTGTCGGGCGGCCTGCGTATCACGGTGGACGTGAAAGATATGCCGGCGGGTACGCATGGCGCCCATATCCATACGACTGGCAGGTGCGATGCGCCGGGCTTCGAAACGGCAGGCGGGCATTGGAACCCGACCAGCATGAAGCACGGAACGATGAACCCGCAGGGCCCGCACCAGGGCGACATCCCCAATTTGATCATCGATTCAGGCGGCCGCGGCACGGTCGCAGCGACCATTCCGAACGCGACCATGACGGGATTGCTGGACACGGACGGAGCCGCATTCATTGTTCATGCCGGACCGGACGATCTGAAGACCGACCCTTCAGGGAACAGCGGCGGCCGTGTCGCATGCGGCGTGTTCCAGCCGTCGTGA
- a CDS encoding UdgX family uracil-DNA binding protein (This protein belongs to the uracil DNA glycosylase superfamily, members of which act in excision repair of DNA. However, it belongs more specifically to UdgX branch, whose founding member was found to bind uracil in DNA (where it does not belong), without cleaving it, appears to promote DNA repair by a pathway involving RecA, rather than base excision.) — MRLVTLSEPDDFETWRDAARGLIGARVPPDDVVWQVGGQPADLFATTATPRNDPVDAGFKVPRSFLDLARNAILHRDPERFSLLYTLLARLRRQPGLIEDHADPLVRRLEGLAKHVRRDIHKMRAFLRFREVQEGDASRYVAWFEPEHHIVRANAAFFVNRFASMRWSILTPEVSLHWDGSTLSEGPGATKADAPEGDPTEEVWKTYYASIFNPARVKVGAMLKEMPRKYWKNMPETALVPELLATAQARESGMIAKARVAPGGNSEIAWQALRDEAMSCTRCHLYKHATQTVFGEGPVSASIMFVGEQPGDQEDLSGHPFVGPAGQLFDRALNEAGIDRSQTYVTNAVKHFKFEPRGKRRIHAKPDGGEIEACRWWIEQEQMLVRPKVTVALGATAARSLFGKVMTISRERGQAKRLPGDAGEAWITVHPSYLLRLPDEAARTSEFSRFVEDLRSAKAAAA; from the coding sequence ATGCGGCTCGTCACGCTTTCCGAACCGGACGATTTCGAAACATGGCGCGATGCAGCGCGGGGGCTGATCGGCGCCCGCGTTCCGCCCGATGATGTGGTGTGGCAGGTCGGCGGTCAGCCAGCCGATCTGTTCGCCACCACCGCCACGCCGCGCAATGATCCGGTCGATGCGGGCTTCAAGGTACCACGATCGTTCCTCGACCTCGCGCGGAACGCGATCCTGCATCGCGATCCGGAACGGTTCTCCCTCCTCTATACCCTGCTCGCACGGCTACGGCGCCAGCCCGGCCTGATCGAGGACCACGCCGATCCCCTGGTCCGCCGTCTGGAGGGGCTCGCCAAGCATGTCCGGCGAGACATTCACAAGATGCGCGCCTTTCTCCGCTTCCGGGAGGTGCAGGAGGGCGATGCCAGCCGCTATGTCGCCTGGTTCGAGCCGGAGCATCATATCGTCCGCGCCAATGCGGCCTTTTTCGTCAACCGCTTCGCCAGCATGCGCTGGTCGATCCTCACCCCTGAGGTATCGCTTCACTGGGACGGCAGCACGCTCAGCGAAGGCCCGGGCGCCACCAAGGCGGATGCGCCGGAGGGGGATCCGACGGAGGAGGTTTGGAAAACCTATTACGCCTCCATCTTCAATCCGGCGCGGGTGAAGGTCGGCGCGATGCTGAAGGAGATGCCGCGCAAATACTGGAAAAACATGCCGGAGACCGCGTTGGTGCCGGAATTGCTGGCAACGGCCCAGGCACGGGAGAGCGGGATGATCGCCAAGGCACGGGTTGCGCCGGGCGGAAACAGCGAGATCGCCTGGCAGGCGCTTCGGGATGAGGCAATGAGCTGCACCCGCTGTCACCTCTACAAGCATGCGACCCAGACCGTATTCGGCGAAGGCCCCGTCTCCGCCAGCATCATGTTTGTGGGCGAGCAGCCCGGCGATCAGGAAGACCTGTCAGGTCACCCCTTTGTCGGCCCGGCTGGGCAATTGTTCGATCGCGCCTTGAACGAGGCCGGCATCGATCGCTCTCAGACCTATGTCACCAATGCCGTGAAGCACTTTAAGTTCGAGCCGCGCGGCAAGCGGCGGATCCACGCCAAGCCGGACGGGGGCGAGATCGAAGCCTGTCGCTGGTGGATCGAGCAGGAACAGATGCTGGTACGGCCCAAAGTCACTGTCGCGCTGGGAGCGACCGCCGCACGCTCGCTGTTCGGCAAGGTCATGACGATCAGCCGCGAGCGCGGCCAAGCCAAGCGGCTGCCCGGCGACGCCGGCGAGGCGTGGATCACGGTCCACCCAAGCTATCTGCTGCGCCTCCCCGACGAAGCAGCGCGCACGAGTGAATTCTCCCGCTTTGTCGAAGATCTGCGGTCGGCCAAGGCTGCGGCGGCGTAA
- a CDS encoding NTP transferase domain-containing protein, which yields MKALIVAAGFGSRLREVSPSKPLTSVAGMPLIARVIAAAREGGATSFVVVTGHESARLTSFLHALDPAITCVVTQDWALPNGHSVLTGADAIGPERHLLMMADHLFDPAIVARMIAAPPAPLALAVDRRLDNRLVDLDDVTRVRTSGDRIVAIGKHLPDYDAFDCGVFTVDGRFHAALRHVIATGGTGSISAGVEALADTGGAVAVDIGDTWWLDVDDARALAQAEAAMQGAQPDVRRTALTA from the coding sequence TTGAAAGCCCTGATCGTCGCAGCCGGCTTTGGCAGCCGGCTGCGCGAGGTTTCACCCTCAAAGCCTCTGACCAGTGTGGCGGGCATGCCGCTCATTGCCCGGGTGATCGCTGCTGCGCGTGAAGGCGGCGCCACCAGCTTTGTCGTGGTGACGGGGCATGAAAGCGCCCGGCTGACCAGCTTCCTCCACGCCCTTGATCCCGCGATCACCTGTGTGGTCACGCAGGACTGGGCATTGCCAAACGGCCATTCCGTCCTCACGGGCGCCGATGCGATCGGGCCGGAGCGCCACCTGCTGATGATGGCGGATCACCTGTTCGACCCGGCAATCGTCGCACGCATGATCGCGGCGCCACCGGCTCCGCTGGCGCTGGCGGTCGACCGGCGGCTCGACAACCGGCTGGTGGATCTGGACGACGTCACCCGCGTCCGCACCAGCGGCGATCGCATCGTCGCCATCGGAAAGCATCTGCCGGACTATGACGCGTTCGACTGCGGCGTCTTCACCGTGGACGGCCGCTTCCACGCCGCCCTCCGGCACGTGATCGCCACCGGCGGAACCGGCTCGATCTCTGCCGGGGTTGAGGCACTTGCCGATACCGGCGGGGCTGTCGCCGTCGACATTGGTGACACCTGGTGGCTCGACGTGGACGATGCCCGCGCGCTCGCCCAGGCGGAGGCCGCGATGCAAGGTGCTCAGCCGGACGTTCGGCGGACTGCGCTCACCGCCTGA
- a CDS encoding inositol-3-phosphate synthase, whose protein sequence is MATIKVAVIGIGNCASSLVQGKYHYAASNTAHGLIHEEIGGYRVSDLEFVAAFDVDSRKVGLDLGKAIFAKPNCTKVFHADVPETGTVVQMGVRLDGVAPHMLTAANDRGFEMDETRDATKAEIVQALKDSGAEVLVNFLPVGSQEATEFYMECALEARVGVVNCMPVFIASRPEWEKKFADAGLPIIGDDVKAQVGATIVHRVLSNLFAQRGVTVDHTYQLNTGGNTDFMNMLDRNRLSSKKESKTEAVQAVLSERLADENIHVGPSDYIPWLHDNKLCFLRLEGNLFGDVPMNLELRLSVEDSPNSAAVVVDAIRCVKVGLERGAAGALTGPSAFFCKHPPEQFTDDIAAQMTDDFIHADARLAAE, encoded by the coding sequence ATGGCGACGATCAAGGTGGCGGTTATCGGGATCGGCAACTGCGCATCCAGTCTGGTTCAGGGTAAATATCATTACGCCGCCAGCAACACCGCGCACGGCCTGATCCATGAGGAGATCGGCGGCTACCGCGTTTCGGATCTGGAATTCGTCGCCGCGTTCGACGTCGATTCCCGCAAGGTCGGGCTCGATCTGGGCAAGGCCATTTTCGCCAAGCCGAATTGCACCAAGGTGTTCCACGCCGACGTGCCGGAAACCGGCACGGTCGTGCAGATGGGCGTGCGGCTGGACGGCGTCGCCCCGCACATGCTCACCGCGGCCAATGATCGCGGGTTCGAGATGGACGAGACGCGCGATGCCACCAAGGCGGAAATCGTGCAGGCGCTGAAGGATTCGGGCGCGGAGGTTCTCGTGAACTTCCTGCCCGTCGGCAGCCAGGAGGCGACCGAATTCTACATGGAATGCGCGCTTGAGGCGCGTGTCGGCGTGGTCAACTGCATGCCCGTCTTCATCGCCAGCCGCCCGGAGTGGGAGAAGAAGTTCGCAGACGCTGGTCTGCCGATCATCGGGGATGACGTAAAGGCGCAGGTTGGCGCCACGATCGTCCACCGCGTTCTTTCGAACCTGTTCGCCCAGCGCGGCGTCACGGTGGATCACACCTATCAGCTGAACACCGGCGGCAACACCGACTTCATGAACATGCTCGATCGCAATCGGCTGTCGAGCAAGAAGGAGTCCAAGACCGAAGCGGTGCAGGCCGTCCTTTCCGAGCGTCTGGCCGACGAGAACATCCATGTCGGCCCGTCGGACTACATTCCGTGGCTGCACGACAACAAGCTGTGCTTCCTCCGCCTGGAGGGCAATCTGTTCGGCGACGTGCCGATGAACCTTGAGCTGCGTCTGTCGGTGGAAGACTCGCCGAACTCCGCCGCCGTGGTGGTGGACGCGATCCGCTGCGTGAAGGTCGGCCTGGAGCGCGGCGCCGCAGGGGCGCTCACCGGCCCATCGGCCTTCTTCTGCAAGCACCCGCCCGAGCAGTTTACGGATGATATCGCCGCGCAGATGACGGACGATTTCATCCACGCGGACGCGCGGCTCGCCGCCGAGTAA
- a CDS encoding CDP-alcohol phosphatidyltransferase family protein, translated as MDVGPTVTGKPRELQGFLNRTVYHPAAKRLARALVPTPVTPNMVSVFGALMVIAAGILYARVGTTAAILAGFAIHLLWHVVDGADGDLARLTGRASANGEVVDGLCDYGGHVALYVLLGSVLDDAFGAAAWLIVIGAGLSRVAQSIFAESSRRSYQWWAYGVPWLQHDRSAPKGVGGALGRAYLAVSGVLTGATSRINALVTSAEFDQAERQRIARLAREVGPSFLLLPGMLGANPRTIILGLSMLAGSPLWFFLVEISLFNLLLVMGVARQHAQCRRLVDLIGRGRY; from the coding sequence ATGGATGTGGGGCCGACAGTGACGGGAAAGCCGCGCGAGCTGCAAGGCTTTCTGAACCGCACGGTTTATCACCCCGCCGCCAAGCGGCTGGCGCGGGCGCTGGTGCCGACTCCGGTGACGCCCAACATGGTATCGGTTTTCGGCGCGCTGATGGTGATCGCGGCGGGGATCCTTTACGCGCGCGTCGGCACCACGGCGGCGATCCTCGCCGGCTTCGCGATCCACCTGTTGTGGCATGTCGTGGATGGTGCGGACGGCGACCTTGCCCGGCTGACCGGACGGGCAAGCGCCAATGGTGAAGTGGTCGACGGCCTTTGCGATTATGGCGGGCACGTCGCGCTGTACGTTCTGCTCGGCAGCGTCCTTGACGATGCATTCGGTGCGGCCGCCTGGCTGATCGTGATCGGAGCGGGGCTATCGCGCGTCGCTCAGTCCATCTTCGCCGAAAGCTCCCGGCGCAGTTATCAATGGTGGGCCTATGGCGTGCCATGGCTTCAGCATGATCGCAGCGCGCCAAAAGGTGTCGGCGGTGCGCTGGGCAGAGCGTATCTGGCGGTGTCCGGCGTCCTGACCGGGGCGACCAGCCGCATCAACGCACTGGTCACCAGCGCCGAGTTCGATCAGGCGGAACGCCAGCGGATCGCGCGACTGGCGCGGGAAGTGGGGCCGTCGTTCCTGCTGCTGCCGGGAATGCTTGGCGCCAATCCGCGCACCATCATTCTGGGGCTCAGCATGCTGGCGGGCAGCCCGTTGTGGTTCTTTCTTGTGGAGATCAGCTTGTTCAACCTGTTGCTCGTCATGGGTGTTGCGCGCCAGCATGCGCAATGCCGCCGTCTCGTCGATCTGATCGGCCGGGGGCGCTACTGA
- a CDS encoding NifU family protein produces the protein MLIETEPTPNPATLKFLPGRIVMDAGTRDFANPEEAEASPLATALFDLGDVSGVFFGRDFISVTIAPGSDWRDVKPDVLAILMDHFTAQMPLFRQASAGFSVPPAEEHYDDDPADAEIVAQIKELIDTRVRPAVANDGGDIVYRGFDKGKVYLRMQGACSGCPSSTATLKNGIEQLLRYYVPEVTEVRAI, from the coding sequence ATGTTGATCGAGACCGAACCGACGCCGAACCCGGCCACCCTTAAATTCCTGCCGGGCCGCATCGTCATGGATGCCGGCACGCGGGACTTCGCCAATCCGGAGGAGGCAGAGGCTTCGCCGCTCGCGACCGCGCTGTTCGATCTGGGCGATGTCAGCGGCGTATTCTTCGGTCGGGACTTCATCTCGGTGACGATCGCACCGGGAAGCGACTGGCGGGACGTGAAGCCCGACGTGCTTGCCATTCTGATGGATCATTTCACCGCACAGATGCCGCTGTTCCGTCAGGCATCGGCCGGCTTCTCCGTGCCGCCCGCCGAGGAGCATTACGACGATGATCCCGCCGACGCGGAAATCGTCGCCCAGATCAAGGAATTGATCGACACGCGCGTGCGCCCGGCGGTGGCGAACGATGGCGGTGACATCGTTTATCGCGGGTTCGACAAGGGCAAGGTCTATCTGCGGATGCAGGGCGCCTGCTCGGGCTGCCCCTCTTCCACGGCAACGCTGAAGAACGGCATCGAACAGCTGCTGCGCTATTACGTGCCGGAAGTCACCGAGGTTCGGGCGATCTGA
- a CDS encoding GNAT family N-acetyltransferase: MSTRLHMVELVTGTAADLGAVEQVMASAFDPRFGEAWTRSQLLGILGMPGVWLTLARVDGEAAGFALARAIVDEAELLLLATAPAFRRQGVGSALVRSILADARERGAVRVHLEVRAGNNAVELYRGTGFAKCGERRGYYRGKGGQVYDAHSYSIALS; this comes from the coding sequence ATGAGCACCCGCCTCCACATGGTGGAATTGGTGACTGGGACGGCCGCAGACCTTGGCGCTGTCGAGCAGGTGATGGCCAGCGCGTTCGATCCGCGGTTCGGAGAAGCGTGGACGCGCAGCCAGCTCCTTGGGATCCTCGGCATGCCGGGCGTGTGGCTGACGCTTGCGCGGGTCGACGGCGAGGCGGCCGGCTTTGCCCTTGCCCGCGCGATCGTGGACGAGGCTGAATTGCTGTTGCTGGCCACTGCGCCCGCCTTCCGTCGCCAAGGCGTCGGCTCGGCCCTGGTGCGCAGTATTCTCGCCGACGCTCGGGAGCGCGGTGCCGTCCGTGTCCACCTGGAGGTTCGCGCCGGCAACAATGCGGTGGAGCTCTATCGCGGCACCGGCTTCGCCAAATGTGGTGAGCGTCGGGGCTATTACCGGGGCAAGGGCGGCCAGGTCTATGACGCTCACAGCTACTCAATCGCGCTAAGCTGA
- a CDS encoding hemerythrin domain-containing protein: MSEPQIYRDLKADHDKQRAMLKQLSEQSGDTSERRTLFETFRLELQSHAAAEEESLYAVMLGNPDLRDDARHSVSEHKEVDDLLGEMMDLPFGSGEWEERFAHMRHRYEHHIDEEEEEMFPAADKELDDATEQEMAATYEERKPAELEIARDNPPGSDERD, translated from the coding sequence ATGTCCGAACCGCAGATCTATCGCGACCTGAAGGCCGATCACGACAAGCAGCGCGCGATGCTGAAGCAATTGTCCGAACAGTCCGGCGACACGTCGGAGCGCCGCACCCTGTTTGAAACATTCCGCCTTGAATTGCAGAGCCATGCCGCTGCCGAGGAGGAGTCGCTCTATGCCGTGATGCTTGGCAACCCGGATCTGCGCGATGACGCGCGGCATTCCGTCTCCGAACATAAGGAGGTCGACGACCTGCTCGGCGAGATGATGGATCTCCCTTTCGGGTCTGGTGAGTGGGAGGAGCGTTTCGCCCATATGCGGCATCGCTACGAACATCACATCGACGAGGAAGAGGAGGAGATGTTCCCCGCCGCGGACAAGGAACTGGATGACGCCACCGAGCAGGAGATGGCGGCCACCTACGAGGAGCGCAAACCCGCCGAGCTGGAGATCGCGCGCGATAATCCGCCGGGCAGCGACGAGCGCGACTGA
- a CDS encoding Fur family transcriptional regulator: MPRKIDLEALCQEKGLRITEQRRVIARVLSEADDHPDVEKVYERASAIDPGISIATVYRTVRLFEEAGILDRHDFGDGRARYEPSPEAHHDHLIDVETGKVIEFVDPELELLQKQIAERLGFRLVDHRMELYGVSLARKD, encoded by the coding sequence ATGCCACGCAAGATCGATCTTGAAGCGCTCTGCCAGGAAAAGGGCTTGCGCATCACCGAACAGCGGCGGGTGATCGCCCGCGTTCTCTCCGAAGCCGATGACCATCCCGATGTGGAGAAGGTCTATGAGCGTGCTTCCGCCATCGACCCCGGCATTTCCATTGCCACCGTATATCGCACGGTCCGTCTGTTCGAAGAGGCCGGCATCCTCGACCGGCACGATTTCGGTGATGGTCGCGCCCGGTACGAACCTTCGCCGGAGGCACACCACGATCATTTGATCGATGTGGAAACCGGCAAGGTGATTGAATTCGTCGATCCGGAACTCGAGCTGCTGCAAAAGCAGATTGCGGAGCGTCTCGGCTTCCGCCTGGTCGATCACCGCATGGAGCTTTACGGTGTCAGCCTTGCTCGCAAGGATTGA
- a CDS encoding winged helix-turn-helix domain-containing protein, which yields MEPDRISPAAARRIALAAQGFGARRPDHVSPVHLRRTLDRLALHQIDSVNVLARAHYLPAFSRLGGYDRDLFDKAAWGARSQRRMFEYWAHEASLLPLNLHPLLRWRMARADRGLLRSEAMRRFATERRPEAMALLARIRSEGAMAASDVESSRTGWWEWSGAKTALEWLFYAGHVTTATRRRGFERVYDVPERVLPSAVLDLPTLDEASAHAALVERAGRALGIATAGELRDYFRLTPADASAAIARLVEEGVFRPVTVEGWPAAYLHHAAKRPRRIETQALLAPFDPLIWERARTERLFGFRYRIEIYVPAEKRRWGYYVLPFLLNEQIVARVDLKADRDGGRLLVRACHIEPGAPGTAMDRLEEELQTMATWLGLDVVAR from the coding sequence ATGGAGCCTGACCGGATTTCGCCAGCGGCCGCGCGCCGCATCGCTCTTGCGGCGCAAGGATTTGGCGCACGTCGCCCGGATCATGTCTCCCCCGTCCATCTGCGGCGTACGCTCGACCGGCTGGCGCTGCACCAGATCGACAGCGTCAACGTCCTTGCGCGCGCCCATTATCTGCCGGCCTTTTCGCGCCTGGGCGGCTATGACCGCGATCTGTTCGACAAAGCGGCATGGGGCGCACGATCGCAGCGGCGCATGTTCGAATATTGGGCGCATGAGGCGTCGCTGCTGCCGCTGAACCTTCATCCCCTGCTTCGCTGGCGCATGGCGCGCGCCGATCGCGGGCTGCTCCGGTCCGAGGCCATGCGGCGGTTTGCGACGGAGCGGCGGCCCGAGGCGATGGCGTTGCTGGCGCGCATCCGCAGCGAGGGCGCGATGGCGGCGTCCGACGTGGAAAGCAGCCGGACGGGATGGTGGGAATGGAGCGGGGCGAAGACCGCGCTCGAGTGGCTGTTCTATGCCGGCCATGTCACGACGGCCACCCGGCGACGCGGGTTCGAGCGGGTGTATGACGTTCCCGAGCGCGTGCTGCCGAGCGCCGTGCTTGACCTGCCGACCCTGGACGAAGCGAGCGCTCATGCAGCCTTGGTGGAACGCGCGGGTCGCGCACTTGGGATCGCCACCGCGGGGGAGTTGCGCGATTACTTCCGCCTGACGCCGGCCGATGCGTCCGCCGCCATCGCGCGGTTGGTGGAGGAGGGTGTGTTCCGCCCGGTAACCGTGGAGGGCTGGCCGGCGGCGTACCTGCATCACGCCGCGAAGCGCCCGCGCCGGATCGAAACGCAGGCGCTGCTCGCGCCGTTCGACCCGCTGATCTGGGAGCGGGCCCGTACGGAAAGGCTGTTCGGATTTCGATACCGGATCGAGATCTACGTGCCGGCGGAGAAGCGCCGCTGGGGTTATTACGTGCTGCCCTTCCTGCTGAACGAGCAGATCGTGGCGCGTGTCGACCTGAAGGCGGATCGCGACGGGGGCCGGCTGCTGGTGCGGGCCTGCCATATTGAACCGGGCGCGCCGGGCACCGCGATGGACCGGCTGGAGGAAGAGTTGCAGACCATGGCGACATGGCTCGGCCTGGATGTGGTGGCGCGCTGA
- the queE gene encoding 7-carboxy-7-deazaguanine synthase → MSYAVKEMFLTLQGEGVQAGRRAVFVRFAGCNLWSGREQDRASAICRFCDTDFVGMDGLGGGRFADAAALAEAVVQMWDGGETDRFVVLTGGEPMLQVDDALIDALHDAGFFIAIESNGTLPVHPRIDWVCISPKAGSETVQRAGDELKLVWPQPGSDVVAMEGWDFRHFLIQPLDDPNAAANQDAAMALVMERPRWRLSLQTHKMLGLR, encoded by the coding sequence ATGAGCTACGCCGTCAAAGAAATGTTCCTGACGCTGCAAGGTGAGGGCGTTCAGGCGGGGCGGCGCGCCGTGTTCGTGCGCTTCGCCGGGTGTAATCTGTGGTCCGGCCGGGAGCAGGATCGGGCAAGCGCCATCTGCCGGTTCTGCGACACCGATTTCGTCGGCATGGACGGGCTTGGCGGCGGGCGATTTGCTGACGCGGCAGCGCTGGCCGAAGCGGTGGTCCAGATGTGGGACGGCGGCGAGACGGATCGTTTCGTCGTGCTGACCGGTGGCGAGCCTATGTTGCAGGTGGACGATGCGCTCATCGACGCCCTGCACGATGCCGGCTTTTTCATCGCCATCGAGAGCAACGGCACGCTTCCGGTTCACCCGCGCATCGACTGGGTGTGTATCAGCCCCAAGGCTGGGAGCGAGACGGTGCAGCGTGCCGGAGACGAGTTGAAACTGGTGTGGCCGCAGCCGGGCAGCGACGTGGTCGCGATGGAAGGCTGGGATTTCCGCCACTTCCTGATCCAGCCGCTGGATGATCCAAACGCCGCGGCCAATCAGGATGCGGCGATGGCGCTGGTAATGGAGCGGCCGCGCTGGCGGCTGTCGCTGCAGACGCATAAAATGTTGGGATTGCGCTGA
- a CDS encoding MaoC family dehydratase, producing MAGLWFEEFSIGQRFVHEIRRTVIEADNMLFSALTYNPAALHIDHAYAATTEFGKPLVNSLFTLGLVIGLSVQDTTFGTTVANLGMSETVFPKPVFAGDTIRVETEVKGLRPSSSRPGQGIVTFEHIGINQRDEIVCRTTRAALMLAKPA from the coding sequence ATGGCCGGCCTGTGGTTCGAGGAGTTCTCGATTGGGCAGCGATTTGTTCATGAGATCCGCCGCACCGTCATCGAGGCGGACAACATGCTCTTTTCCGCACTGACCTATAATCCGGCGGCGCTGCACATCGACCATGCCTATGCCGCCACGACGGAGTTCGGAAAGCCGCTGGTGAATTCGCTCTTCACCCTTGGGCTGGTGATCGGACTCAGCGTGCAGGACACCACCTTCGGTACGACGGTTGCCAATCTGGGGATGAGCGAGACGGTGTTCCCCAAGCCGGTGTTCGCGGGAGATACCATCCGCGTCGAAACCGAAGTGAAGGGCCTGCGCCCGTCATCGTCGCGGCCGGGGCAGGGGATCGTGACGTTCGAGCATATTGGCATCAATCAGCGCGACGAAATCGTTTGCCGCACCACACGGGCCGCGCTGATGCTGGCAAAGCCTGCTTGA
- a CDS encoding malonic semialdehyde reductase, with product MAAPLDDAALDQLFRAGRTYNGFTDQPVGEDQLRAIWDLMKMGPTSANQLPARLVWCVSDEAKEKLAACASDSNADKIRKAPVSVVIGMDVNFHEHLPELFPHTDAKSWFDGNNELREASAFRNSSLQGGYFILAARALGLDTGPMSGFDAGQVDKAFFADQPGVRTNFISTLGYGDPSTIFARSPRPAFEKFNRIA from the coding sequence ATGGCCGCCCCGCTTGACGATGCCGCGCTGGACCAGCTGTTCCGTGCCGGCCGCACCTACAACGGCTTCACCGATCAGCCGGTCGGCGAAGATCAGCTGCGCGCCATCTGGGATCTGATGAAAATGGGGCCGACCAGCGCCAATCAGCTTCCCGCCCGGCTGGTCTGGTGCGTCAGCGACGAAGCGAAGGAGAAGCTTGCCGCCTGCGCCAGCGACAGCAATGCGGACAAGATCCGCAAGGCGCCTGTCTCGGTTGTCATCGGCATGGACGTGAACTTCCACGAACACCTGCCGGAGCTGTTTCCGCATACCGATGCCAAGAGCTGGTTCGACGGCAATAATGAACTGCGGGAAGCGTCGGCGTTCCGCAATTCCTCGCTTCAGGGCGGCTATTTCATCCTCGCCGCGCGTGCGCTCGGGCTGGATACCGGCCCGATGAGCGGGTTTGACGCAGGTCAGGTGGACAAGGCCTTCTTTGCCGATCAGCCCGGTGTCCGCACCAACTTCATCTCCACCCTCGGCTATGGCGATCCGTCGACCATCTTCGCCCGCAGCCCGCGCCCGGCGTTCGAAAAGTTCAACCGCATCGCGTGA
- the tsaB gene encoding tRNA (adenosine(37)-N6)-threonylcarbamoyltransferase complex dimerization subunit type 1 TsaB translates to MPRTLVIDTATAACSVALREGGQVIAAIHDVVGRGHAERLVPMIAQLPGGGRADEIMVDVGPGSFTGIRVGIAAARALGVGWNASVRGYSSLSLIAAAAFAAGENAPLAVVLEGGHGEVFMQGFTASPLMPTEPLASLRPDVALAALNGRTAVGNGVRWLTQLDPSVAAREALPEAANAILLPVDLATLPARPLYGRAPDAKLPS, encoded by the coding sequence ATGCCGCGCACGCTAGTTATCGACACCGCCACTGCCGCCTGTTCCGTCGCCCTGCGGGAGGGCGGACAGGTCATCGCGGCCATTCACGATGTGGTCGGGCGGGGTCATGCCGAGCGACTGGTGCCGATGATCGCGCAGCTTCCAGGCGGTGGCCGGGCTGACGAGATCATGGTTGATGTGGGGCCCGGCAGCTTCACGGGCATCCGCGTGGGGATCGCCGCCGCGCGGGCTCTGGGCGTGGGCTGGAATGCTTCGGTGCGTGGCTATTCGTCGCTGTCCCTGATCGCTGCGGCCGCCTTTGCTGCTGGCGAAAATGCCCCGCTTGCGGTCGTGCTTGAAGGCGGGCACGGTGAGGTCTTCATGCAAGGGTTCACCGCCTCGCCCCTGATGCCTACCGAGCCGCTGGCCTCGCTACGGCCCGATGTGGCACTCGCGGCGCTCAATGGGCGAACTGCAGTGGGAAACGGCGTTCGCTGGCTCACCCAACTGGACCCCTCCGTTGCGGCGCGGGAGGCATTGCCCGAGGCCGCGAACGCCATCCTCCTGCCCGTTGATCTCGCCACTCTGCCCGCACGTCCGCTGTACGGCCGCGCACCGGACGCGAAACTTCCCTCATGA